Proteins from a genomic interval of Perognathus longimembris pacificus isolate PPM17 chromosome 14, ASM2315922v1, whole genome shotgun sequence:
- the Gsc gene encoding LOW QUALITY PROTEIN: homeobox protein goosecoid (The sequence of the model RefSeq protein was modified relative to this genomic sequence to represent the inferred CDS: deleted 2 bases in 2 codons): protein MPAGMFSIDNILAARPRCKDSGMPVAPSAAAPVVFPALHGDSLYAAGGGASSDYGAFYPRPVAPGGAGLPAAVGGSRLGYNNYFYGQLHVQAAPVGPACCGAVPPLGAQQCSCVPAAPGYEGPGSVLVSPVPHQMLPYMNVGTLSRTELQLLNQLHCRRKRRHRTIFTDEQLEALESLFQETKYPDVGTREQLARKVHLREEKVEVWFKNRRAKWRRQKRSSSEESENAEKWNKASSKASPEKREEEGKSDLDSDS from the exons ATGCCCGCCGGCATGTTCAGCATCGACAACATCCTGGCCGCC CGGCCGCGCTGCAAGGACTCGGGGATGCCGGTGGCGCCCAGTGCCGCGGCTCCGGTCGTCTTCCCGGCCCTGCACGGGGACTCGCTCTACGCCGCCGGTGGCGGTGCCTCCTCGGACTACGGCGCCTTCTAC CCGCGTCCCGTGGCCCCCGGCGGCGCGGGCCTCCCGGCGGCGGTCGGCGGCTCCCGCCTGGGCTACAACAACTACTTCTACGGGCAGCTCCACGTGCAGGCGGCGCCCGTGGGCCCGGCCTGCTGCGGGGCGGTGCCGCCGCTGGGCGCCCAGCAGTGCTCGTGCGTCCCCGCGGCCCCAG gcTACGAGGGCCCGGGCTCGGTGCTGGTGTCGCCCGTGCCGCACCAGATGCTGCCCTACATGAACGTGGGCACGCTGTCCCGCACCGAGCTGCAGCTCCTCAACCAGCTGCACTGCCGGCGGAAGCGGCGGCACCGCACCATCTTCACCGACGAGCAGCTCGAAGCGCTCGAGAGCCTCTTCCAGGAGACCAAGTACCCGGACGTGGGCACGCGCGAGCAGCTGGCGCGGAAGGTGCACCTCCGCGAGGAGAAGGTGGAG GTCTGGTTTAAAAACCGCCGTGCCAAATGGAGACGGCAGAAGCGCTCGTCTTCCGAGGAGTCGGAAAACGCGGAGAAGTGGAACAAGGCGTCCTCCAAAGCCTCGCccgagaagagggaagaagaaggtaAAAGCGATTTGGACTCAGACAGCTGA